The following coding sequences lie in one Methyloterricola oryzae genomic window:
- a CDS encoding sensor histidine kinase, producing the protein MNGLSLPTVMLVSGLISCLVATFYVALSRNHLSPAATRCYRLLAIAYFTYAGRLACQLLTLAGQADLRLPSDLLYVVWVTALWLGIRAYDPARRSHPGLFATPVLMMLWVLAARAADLPFSLSTAPLHAAGASLFVLAGVYLWRLRREDHNWVPPVLAVLMWLHAGSTASYPFTRLTWYAPYGFTLFALFSAAIGMGLMVMALLEEQHALRNEMAARNDAEAALARSYTFLNTLLTHSPAGITAYEGETGNCVLANEAIAEMIGGPAAELRSHNFRDIKAWHESGLHELAEASLRDGQTRHREVVLHTRYGKTAALDCFLSRFLVGDRPHLLFTASDISKRKRAEEELRRHREHLEDLVRARTEALAAANQELEAFSYSVSHDLRAPLRAIDGFSALLTKRYEEILDPEAIRLLRIVRGNVTRMAQLIDDILAFSRTGRQELHHSHVDMESLARSAWQELEAMRAGREIRLELKPMPPARGDAAMLRQVWLNLLANAVKFTQTRTVCHIEAGGMKTIGKNLYYVKDDGVGFDPTYRHKLFGVFQRLHAIDEFEGTGIGLAIVKRVVPRHGGSVDAEARIGHGATFRFTLPMEGG; encoded by the coding sequence ATGAACGGGCTTTCCCTGCCGACCGTCATGCTCGTCTCCGGGCTGATCTCCTGCCTGGTCGCCACTTTTTATGTCGCACTATCGCGCAATCACCTCTCGCCCGCGGCGACCCGCTGTTACCGCCTGCTTGCGATCGCTTATTTCACCTATGCGGGTCGTCTCGCCTGCCAATTGCTGACACTCGCCGGACAGGCTGATCTGCGCCTGCCCAGCGATCTGCTTTATGTCGTCTGGGTTACGGCCTTGTGGCTCGGCATACGCGCTTACGATCCGGCCAGGCGCAGCCACCCCGGCCTCTTTGCCACGCCGGTCCTGATGATGCTTTGGGTGCTGGCCGCGAGAGCCGCCGACCTCCCATTTTCCTTGAGTACCGCACCGCTCCATGCCGCGGGCGCCAGCTTGTTTGTGCTGGCCGGCGTTTACCTCTGGCGCTTGCGGCGCGAAGACCACAATTGGGTTCCGCCAGTGCTGGCCGTCCTCATGTGGCTGCATGCCGGCAGCACGGCCTCCTATCCGTTTACACGCCTGACCTGGTATGCGCCGTACGGCTTTACCCTGTTTGCCCTGTTTAGCGCCGCCATCGGCATGGGCCTGATGGTGATGGCCCTGCTGGAGGAGCAGCACGCCCTGCGCAATGAGATGGCAGCCCGCAACGATGCGGAAGCCGCCCTGGCCCGTTCCTATACCTTCCTTAACACCCTCCTGACCCATTCCCCGGCGGGAATCACGGCCTATGAGGGCGAGACCGGCAACTGCGTGCTCGCCAACGAGGCCATCGCCGAGATGATCGGAGGGCCAGCGGCGGAATTGCGGAGCCATAACTTCCGGGACATCAAGGCGTGGCACGAATCGGGCCTGCATGAACTCGCCGAGGCCAGCTTGCGCGATGGTCAGACACGTCATCGGGAAGTCGTCCTGCACACGCGCTATGGGAAAACGGCTGCCTTGGATTGCTTCCTGTCCCGCTTCCTGGTCGGCGATAGGCCTCACTTGCTGTTCACCGCCTCGGACATCAGCAAACGCAAGCGCGCGGAGGAGGAACTGCGCAGGCATCGGGAACACCTGGAGGACTTGGTTAGGGCTCGCACGGAGGCCCTGGCGGCGGCCAACCAGGAATTGGAGGCCTTTTCCTATTCCGTGTCCCATGATTTACGCGCACCCTTGCGTGCCATCGACGGATTTTCCGCTCTGTTGACGAAACGCTACGAAGAAATCTTAGACCCCGAGGCAATACGCCTGCTCCGAATCGTGCGCGGCAATGTCACGCGCATGGCGCAGCTGATCGACGACATTCTCGCATTTTCAAGAACCGGACGTCAGGAACTGCATCACTCACACGTGGACATGGAGTCCCTGGCGCGAAGCGCATGGCAGGAGCTGGAAGCCATGCGAGCCGGGCGGGAAATACGTCTGGAGCTCAAGCCCATGCCCCCGGCCCGGGGGGACGCCGCCATGCTGCGGCAGGTTTGGCTGAACCTGCTTGCGAACGCAGTCAAGTTCACCCAAACCAGGACCGTGTGCCATATCGAGGCGGGTGGTATGAAGACGATCGGTAAGAACCTATACTATGTGAAGGACGACGGGGTCGGCTTCGACCCTACCTACCGCCACAAACTTTTTGGCGTCTTTCAACGATTGCACGCCATTGATGAATTTGAAGGCACCGGCATCGGCCTTGCCATCGTCAAGCGGGTCGTGCCCCGCCACGGCGGCTCTGTCGACGCGGAGGCCCGGATCGGCCACGGCGCGACCTTCCGATTTACCCTTCCGATGGAAGGAGGCTGA
- a CDS encoding response regulator: MSVHDAVEILLVEDNPTDAELTIEALREGNLANHLVWLKDGAQALDFIFGRGNYADRSEDAPPKVIMLDLRLPKVDGMEVLKAIKADEKTRGIPVVVLTSSKEERDVTESYGLGVNSFVSKPVEFEAFARVVAQLGLYWLLLNRPPRP; encoded by the coding sequence ATGTCCGTACACGATGCAGTTGAAATTCTCCTGGTCGAGGATAACCCCACCGACGCCGAACTCACCATCGAGGCGCTACGCGAAGGCAACCTGGCAAACCACCTGGTCTGGTTGAAGGACGGAGCGCAGGCACTGGACTTTATCTTTGGACGCGGCAACTATGCGGACCGTTCGGAAGATGCCCCACCGAAGGTCATCATGCTGGACCTGCGATTGCCAAAGGTGGATGGCATGGAAGTCCTCAAGGCCATCAAGGCCGACGAGAAGACCCGCGGCATTCCGGTGGTGGTGCTGACCTCGTCCAAGGAAGAGCGCGATGTGACCGAGAGCTACGGTCTGGGTGTCAACAGCTTCGTCAGCAAACCGGTGGAATTTGAGGCCTTCGCGCGGGTTGTGGCGCAGTTGGGCCTCTACTGGCTTCTGCTCAACCGGCCGCCCAGACCCTAG